The Anaerolineae bacterium region AAAGCGTGCGCTTTCTGGGTGAGGTTCTCGCCCAAAAGGGCGGCTTCACCGTCATCGGACCGCGTCTGAAAGGGCATGGCACCACACCGCAGGATATGGCTGAGTCGACGGCTGCTGATTGGATCGCTTCGGTGGAAGATGCCATGCAGACTCTTCAGAAGCGTTGCAAAAAGCTCTTTATCACCGGTCTCTGAGACTGTCGAAAAAGTGCTGCGAATCCCCGGCGGAGGAGTGGGGTTATGACAGGCAGAGGAAATTATGGCAAAATACAAACCCTGTAACTACGCCCAAATGGTGATGCTGCCGATTAGCCTGGAGA contains the following coding sequences:
- a CDS encoding putative esterase/lipase, encoding MNAHSILPGAEPFFFEGNEVGVLVSHGFTGTTQSVRFLGEVLAQKGGFTVIGPRLKGHGTTPQDMAESTAADWIASVEDAMQTLQKRCKKLFITGL